One Micromonospora sp. WMMD812 genomic window carries:
- a CDS encoding hemerythrin domain-containing protein translates to MTVPLPPLPPAPDEGYRPGGRSIADIVEQEHRQLLELVGQLTGPEAIPEQGLPVLTAALSRHLSAEEQYLLPAVRAALPETAERVDHEIDADAGLLTALRALAEDGLGEVAERVRRHVEGVDTLVAALRGVATEEELIRLGNRLEIAEEAAPTRPHPATPATPPWNRIVEPAVGVVDKVRDVVTGRPTYLADLPEPPRG, encoded by the coding sequence ATGACCGTCCCCCTGCCGCCGTTGCCGCCCGCGCCAGACGAGGGCTACCGGCCCGGCGGGCGCAGCATCGCCGACATCGTCGAGCAGGAGCACCGCCAACTGCTGGAGCTGGTCGGGCAGCTCACCGGCCCGGAGGCGATCCCGGAGCAGGGGTTGCCGGTGCTGACCGCCGCGCTGTCCCGGCACCTCTCCGCCGAGGAGCAGTACCTGCTGCCGGCCGTTCGGGCGGCGCTGCCCGAGACGGCCGAGCGGGTCGACCACGAGATCGACGCGGACGCCGGTCTGCTGACCGCGTTGCGGGCGCTCGCCGAGGACGGACTGGGCGAGGTCGCCGAGCGGGTGCGCCGGCACGTCGAGGGGGTGGACACGCTGGTCGCGGCGCTGCGGGGGGTGGCCACGGAGGAGGAGCTGATCCGGCTCGGCAACCGGCTGGAGATCGCTGAGGAAGCTGCGCCGACCCGGCCGCACCCGGCCACCCCGGCCACCCCGCCCTGGAACCGGATCGTCGAGCCGGCGGTGGGCGTGGTGGACAAGGTGCGCGACGTGGTGACCGGTCGGCCCACCTACCTGGCGGACCTGCCGGAGCCGCCACGCGGCTGA
- a CDS encoding LysR family transcriptional regulator: MNLELRHLRVVCAIAETGSVTKAASTLGLAQPALTAQLQRIERTLGGPLFERDRRGARPTALGELVLARARVLLPAMKGLQDEAARLAGAGDAPRRFRFGGVNSPILGRLVHRLAAEQPQAQITTYASWSVDELAQLVVGGRLDFVVTGVCGDSSPSAEFGLSWREVAVDPVLVLLPETHPLAGREEVRLVDLRHEQWVAAPGDGCFGDCFAAACARAGFTPRKLYETDVRGCMDLVDAGEAVALCQATFRPVAGLVTRRLAGVPLRWRLMFGWHPDSPAARVAELVLETAKAAYTDSLAPHPSYLAWLTRNPAFGVRRSTEAGPVAGAGGVRTA, translated from the coding sequence ATGAATCTGGAGCTGCGACACCTGCGGGTGGTGTGCGCGATCGCCGAGACGGGGAGCGTCACCAAGGCGGCCTCGACTCTCGGCCTGGCCCAGCCGGCCCTCACCGCCCAGCTCCAGCGCATCGAGCGGACGCTCGGCGGCCCGCTGTTCGAGCGGGACCGCCGGGGCGCCCGGCCGACCGCGCTCGGTGAGCTGGTGCTCGCCCGGGCGCGGGTGCTGCTGCCGGCGATGAAGGGCCTGCAGGACGAGGCCGCCCGGCTGGCCGGTGCCGGCGACGCGCCCCGGAGGTTCCGGTTCGGCGGCGTGAACAGTCCCATCCTCGGCCGGCTGGTGCACCGGCTCGCCGCCGAGCAGCCGCAGGCGCAGATCACCACGTACGCCTCCTGGTCAGTGGACGAGCTGGCGCAGCTGGTCGTCGGCGGCCGGCTGGACTTCGTGGTGACGGGTGTCTGCGGCGACTCGAGCCCGTCGGCCGAGTTCGGGCTCAGCTGGCGGGAGGTGGCGGTCGACCCGGTTCTGGTGCTGCTGCCGGAGACCCACCCGTTGGCCGGCCGCGAGGAGGTCCGCCTGGTCGACCTGCGCCACGAGCAGTGGGTGGCGGCGCCCGGCGACGGCTGCTTCGGCGACTGTTTCGCCGCCGCCTGCGCCCGCGCCGGCTTCACCCCTCGAAAGCTGTACGAGACCGACGTGCGCGGCTGCATGGACCTGGTGGACGCCGGCGAGGCGGTCGCCCTGTGCCAGGCCACCTTCCGTCCGGTGGCGGGGCTGGTCACCCGCCGGCTGGCCGGCGTGCCGCTGCGCTGGCGGTTGATGTTCGGCTGGCACCCCGACTCCCCCGCCGCCCGGGTGGCCGAGCTGGTGCTGGAGACGGCGAAGGCGGCGTACACCGACTCGCTGGCCCCGCACCCCAGCTACCTGGCCTGGCTGACCCGCAACCCGGCCTTCGGCGTCCGACGCTCTACGGAGGCCGGCCCGGTCGCCGGGGCCGGCGGGGTGCGAACCGCGTAG
- a CDS encoding DUF3140 domain-containing protein yields MVREQRLEPEVEVLWDDFHAQVNVPSEQLRRWLLTRGSGEEAFGPDPDLGLPEPGRQILQVLTKRKVDLTPEDIEVMRDAIDRIQSLVDARPPRGNADDEWRHSLLDLGHDILIER; encoded by the coding sequence ATGGTACGAGAGCAGCGGCTCGAACCCGAGGTGGAGGTGCTCTGGGATGACTTCCACGCCCAGGTCAACGTCCCGTCCGAACAGCTGCGCCGGTGGCTGCTGACGCGGGGCTCCGGCGAGGAGGCGTTCGGTCCGGACCCGGACCTGGGCCTGCCCGAGCCGGGCCGGCAGATCCTCCAGGTGCTGACGAAGCGGAAGGTCGACCTCACCCCGGAGGACATCGAGGTGATGCGGGACGCGATCGACCGGATCCAGTCCCTGGTGGACGCCCGGCCGCCGCGCGGCAACGCCGACGACGAGTGGCGGCACTCCCTGCTCGACCTCGGTCACGACATCCTCATCGAACGCTGA